The genomic window AAAGTCCTCGGGAGCGCCGTCCGTATAAGGATCTCGGTAAGCACGAGGTAAGCCCAATAAAGAGCCATCCAAAGCCACATACCCAAAATCCACCCCCCATGTATCTATTCCGATCGAGTGCAACCGGATTCTTTGCCGGGCGCATATCGTCAAGCTTTCTATAAGAGAAGTATAAAGATGATAGATATCCCAATAAAACCGTCCGTGTAATTCCACCATCGGATTCGGGAACCGATGGATCTCTTTCATTTCAAATTTGGCATCCTTTAAGGTCCCGAGCACGGCCCGTCCACTGGTAGCCCCTATATCAAAGGCTAGAAAATTATATTCCTTCATGGCTTAACAAAGTTATTTGTTTGACGAAAGCAAAAGTAGAAGCATTATTGCTATATTTGCTTACGAAAATGATTTTAAACCTTTCAAATCTGACATGAACGAACTGCGGAATGATTTACTACGTTACTTGACGATCAGCGCTACGGATGAGGAATGGGGAATCGTCGTCACGACGGTCGGATATCAATTCATCCCGCCGGGTTGCGCCTATCCACTTTCCCGGCATCCGGAGAAGTATAATTTCAAGCCTCAGACCGGGCGCATCCTGAATGAGTATCAATTGGTATATATAACGAAAGGTAGCGGGTACTTTTCCTCCCAGTCTTGTAAATCGCAAAAGATAAACGCAGGGACGATGATCCTCCTTTTCCCCGGGGAATGGCATAGTTATTATCCGGACCGGGAAACGGGATGGGATGAGTATTGGGTAGGTTTTCGGGGTATTCATATCGATAAACGTGTGGAGAAGAAATTCTTTACCAAGGAAGAGCCGCTACACCGGATCGGGCTGAGCGCTACGATCGTCGGACTTTATGAGGATATACTGAAGTTCGCCTCGGAGGAGAAATCCGGTTACCAACAGATGATCTCCAGTATCGTGCTTCATATATTAGGCTCCGTATATTATAAGGAAAAGAACAACTCCTTCACGAACACCTATGTCGTAGATAAAATCAACGAGGCACGTATATTAATGAAGGAGAACATCGAGGACCCATTAAGTCCGGAAGAGATCGCTGCCCGTCTTGGTTTAGGTTATTCATGGTTTCGCCGGATGTTTAAGGAATACACCGGCGTCTCCCCCGCCCAATATCAATTACAACAGAAGCTCCTTCGTGCGAAAGAGCTTCTGACTAGCACCCCTTTGACGATCTCCGAGATCGCCTATAGCCTGCATTTCGAGAATGCCGGCCAGTTCTCCACATTCTTTAAGAAGAAAGAAGGGGTTACACCCTCGGAATTCAGGGATCGGACGCATTGAGCTGGAGTGAACCGCTCAATAAGGTTTATAAGGCGTACGCATGACATTCCATGTTTTTGGTAGCCACACTCTATAACGTTCTGCCTGATTCCACGTATTACCAGCTGATGCGAAATCGCACAGATGAATCGGGCGAGCCTTGCCGTTTCCTTCCAAATCCGTTCCTAAAACCATAGGAACGGTAAAAGCCATCCAAGCGAAATCGGGGGCTTGTACCGGAGTTAATTCCACATAACCATCCTTGCTGACGATCACGGAAGCCTCATCCACATCTCCATCCTTAAAGCGGCTATCTCTAGCCAGCACCAAAGGGCCTCTTACGATCGCTTGAGCCTCGTTCAGCTCCACCAAGCGAGCCCGCATATCCAACTCCACCGTAATTTCATCCCCTTTCTCCCAAGTCCTATGAATCGGTAGGTATGCTCCAGCCAACAGATCCGTTAAAGGCTCACCATTGACAGACACCACAGTTCGCTCACTCCACGCCGGGATACGCAAGGCGATCGTAAAATCACTCGTCTTCTCCGGTTCCACCACAATCCGGACTTGCCCGTCTATCGGGTAGTTCGTCTCCTGTGTCATCGACACCCTCGTCTTTTTATCCAACTCTACCTCCACGCTCGAAGCCGCATATAGGTTGACATCGATACGTCTGCCGTTTATCTGATAAGCGAATTGCGGAATCATCGCGAAAGCACGAGGTCCATTCGCATTGCAACAATTGATATGCATACCGCATTGCTCCTCTCCTTCATGCCGCCAGCCCTCCAACGGACTGTATTTCGCTATTTGAGAGGCATCCGCTTTCAGCGAGGCTAGTAAAGCGTTATACATAGCCTTCTCGATCTGGTCCGCATATAAGGAATTTCCGGTTAGTCCGAGCATCCTGTCACAAATCTGCATCCACGTGAACGTCACACAAGTCTCCATCGTATGATAAGTAGGATAAGTTTGTAACGCCTTGCCCCCATACCAGCACTCGAACGCACTACCGGAACCAGCCACATTGATTTCCTCATTGATAATATGATTCATCGTTTTCTCCACCACAGATAAATATAATGGATTCTTAGTGACCTTGTAAAGTTCCAACAAGCCCTCATAACAAGACATCATCTCATATGCTTTTTGTCCATTCTCCGGAGAGAACCAAACCTTTGGATGTGGAAAACGTCCGGCGACAGGAATATCCGCAATCGCCTTACTAATCAATCGAGGGCCTTCCGGAGTCTCCCATTGCTTTACGATGTACTTGGCAAAATCCAGATATTTATCTTGCCGGGTACGATTATACAGATACATCACCGGCTCAAGTACCGAAGAGCTTGGCATTCCTATATAATTACCGGTCGTCACGATATTCACTTTTCCGGGTCCCACCTGCGTCATCAAATGGTCGATCACCCGGCAGGCGGCATCCAAAGCTTTTCGATCCCCGGATAAGTCATAATAAGCGATCAAACCTAAAGCCGTGTATTTCCGCCCCCATATATCCCACTGGTTCAACTGCGCTTCCTCGGAATAATTACCGATATACCCATTCGGTAATTGGGTTTCCATCAACGACTCCGCTCCATTCTTAATAATCTTGTACAACTCAGGATCTTTATCATAACGGTATGAGGCGATCGCCCCTTGTATCCATTTTCCCCAAAATTCCGATTGCCAGCGCAAGGTCTCTTCCTTATGCCGGAAAGGTTCCACCAAATGATCCACATCTTGAGCTTTCACTCGATACTCGATACAAGCGTCGATCCGTTGCCCCAAATAACCGGATATCCTCAAGTGACGTACAGGATCAGTGTTTCTTACTTGCGCATTCATACAACAAACACAAAAACAAAAGAATAGACACGACATGCCTTTTGTTAATACGGATATACTCATAAACACAATTCTTAAAGTTAATAAATGTGATAAAGATAGCACATTCCACTTGTTCAGAACTTTCAGAATTGACAAAATAAATATGAATATTGACACACAAATCGTATCTTAAAATAAAATATCTATTATTTTTCCCCTGATATATTTTGTATGAATCCCAGTAAATACATATTTTTACTTCAAAAAAAATTTAAGTTATGAGGGTCATTTATCTTTTACTATCTTTTATGCTTTGTTTCTGTCCGGTCATGCAGGCGCAAAATACGACGAATCAATTTATGAAACAGGCACAAAGCAGCCTGGAAAAAAAAGACTACACCAAAGCTCGTTATCTTTTTTTACAAGCTTACAAGAGCTTATCCCAACAAGGTGATTACAAACAGGCAATCGATGCCGGTACGCAGGCGGCTTATCTATATTATTGCGAGAATTATTACCAAGAGGCATTCGATCTTTGCCGCCAGATGAACCAATTCATCTTAACCGAGGAACTGAAGTTGCAAAAATCGCTCTATGAGCAACGCTTCCAAGTAACGAAAGAGCGGTTGGAAATGTATATTAAGCTAAAGAACGCCGCCCAAGCGCAAGTTCAACTCAATACATTAGATAATCTGGCCAGCCAAGCGGGTGATGAGAAGTTATCGAACAATTTATTATATACCCAAGCGGGTTATTATTATACGTTCGGGCAAAACGAGCAGGGGGACGCTGCTTTCCAGAAACTGATCAACCAGTATAAGGAGAAAAAAGAATACGACAAGGTGAACGATTGCTACCGGAACCTGATCTCTATCGCTCGTAAGGCAAACAACGCCCCACTGATGGAACGTACCTACGACAAATACATCGTATGGACGGATTCCGTAAAGGCTCTTACGGCAGAGGATAAGCTAGGGGCATTACAACAAAAATACGATCAGAGCCTACAGACAATACAGGAGAAAGACGATAAATTGTCTGTTAAGCAATATATGATTGTTGGACTTATTACATTCGTGGTAATCCTTATAGCCGCCTTACTTTTCTTAGGATTCCTTTTGCTGCGCTTCATCGTGCTGAACAAGAAATTAAAGAAAATCATCCAGACGACAAACGAGCATAGCGAACAACAAGCCCAATTCATCCAAAACATATCGGTTCAGATGGAGCCTACCTTGAACAAGCTTAGCGCATCCGCCAAGGAATTACAGGCGGTAGCTCCGAAGCAGGCCGAGGATGTATGGACACGGGTAGAGGCTTTGAAACAGTTTACGGTTCATATCCAAGAGCTTTCCTCCTTGGAGAATACGTTGATGGAACCGTATGAGGTTAGTTCTTTTAATGTAGGAAACTTCAGTAAGAAAATCGTGGAGAAGGTTAAAGGGGATATTCAGCCGGAGGTCAACCTCGTAACAGACGTGCCCCAATTGGAGATTAAGACGAACGCCGAGCATCTGGAACAAGTCTTATTGCATTTGTTAAAGAATGCCGCATTATATACTTCCAGCGGTAACATTCGTCTGGAATTTAAACGGAAAGGCGCTCATGTTTGCCAATTTATCATTACCGATAATGGTACAGGCATACCAGATGATCTAAAAGAGAACTTATTCAAGCCATTCAATGAGGCGAAGGATCTAGCACAAGGCGATGGTTTGGGATTACCCATCTGCGCACTGATGGCTAGTAAATTAAACGGAACCCTATCTATCGATAAGGAATATAAGAAGGGATGCCGGTTCGTCTTGGTATTGCAGATATAAAATAGACTCACTTTGTTTGTCTTTTTACCGCGATGCGGATGCAGTGACGCTACAATCCGGGTTGCAGTAACACTGCATCCACATCGCGGTATCACTGCAACCCGGGTTGCGGTAGCTTATTCCGGCAAATGCTTCCGTAAGAACTCAATCCAGTTACCAGAGGCGATACGGTTGATAGCATCGTCCGTAAAGCCACGGTATTGAAGGATCGGGAATATCTTTTGGAGATCGGCGATCGTTACTAGGTCATACGGGCATTGCTCCGTACCGAAAGCACCATCCAGATCACTGCCGATAGCCACATGGTTCGCGTTTCCGGCCAATTGGCAGACATGATCGATATTGTTCGCCATAATCTCCATACCACAGTTCATGCCTCTTGGAGTAGACTCGCCTCGCACCCAGTTCGGTACCATCATCCAAGCGTCTAGGGCGATACCGATCACGGCGCCACGCTCTATCAACGCCTTGATCATCTCGTCGCTAAACTGGCGGTTGTGATCTACGAAGGCCCGACAGTTGTTATGGCTCGCCCAAATCGGTCCCTTATACAAATCCAATGCATCCCAGAAAGCCTCATCACATAAATGGGTCACGTCAAGAATCATACCCAAGCGATCCATGGTACGCAACAACTCTTTCCCCATGGCATTCAGATGACCGGTAGAATCCGTACCGTTGGCATATCTTCCGGGGCCGTAATGTGCCGGGCCAACCGCCCTCAAGCCATAAGCATACGCCCTTTCCACATGATTCACCGTGATGAACGAGTCGGCTCCCTCGATACTTAATACATAACCGATCGGCTTCTTGTCGGCGGGTTCACCGTCTTTCCAAAGAGCCAGATGCGTATCCAAGGCCTTCTTATCCCGGATCATGACCATCTGGCCCTCCTCTTCCATCGCCTTATACCAAGCAAGTTGGCCTTGGGTCTGCGCCCAAGCTTGTTCCGGGGAATGCCAACCGGGAAGTGGATTATCCGGCCCTACATAGCGACCGATCTGGGTGGCGACTACCAACCCGACGTTTCCTTTACGCAGTTCCTCAAACGATATAGTGGCGTTTCCACGGTCGGGCTTATCGGTCATACCGATTTCTCTCCGGTTTATTTCCTTTAGGGGTTGACGCAAATCCCGGTTCCACTCCAAAGCGTTCATGCTAAGGTCGAGATGAGCGTCGATAATAAATGGCTTATTCATTTTATTAATTGAGAGTTGATAATTGATAATTGAAAATTTGATTACCGTTAATAGGTGATGCGACGTGAACGGGCAATGATAGGCCATTCGCCGATCGCCTCACGATCCCGGATCACATAAGCCTTGTCGTATAAAGCGACCGTAGGACAAATATGAACGGGAATGCCATAGAATACGGAACCTAATGGATAGAGCCGACTGTCCGGGACTTCCAAGACCAGATGCTCCTCGCTCTGGGAGATAGGTTTCGCCTCCGGATGGTTCAAGAAAAACACACGGGGCAAAGGACTTTCCGAGGCTACCGCCTTGTAACCAAGATCTACGCAAACATGATGCTCATCCAGCACGGAAATGACCCGAGTTATCAATAAGGCAGCTACCTTGAACGGCATATCCGGATAAGCGTTTCCATACCCCCAATCCCAGAACACAAACGTGCCGGGACTGCATTCGCAATCCTTCCGCTTCGCGTACATCGGGAATGTAGGAGTACCTCCCATCACCTTTACCAATGGATAGGCAAACTTGCGGGATATCTCCCGGAACACACGTTCGGTCAAGGCGTACGCTGCATCCGCGCCTTGGCAACGTACCGATAGCTCCGCGTCATGTATATGTCCGTCGTAGCCATGCAACCCGATAATCTGCAGAGACTTCAGCGGCAGAATGGCATCCACCAGCGCCTCCGCTCTCTCCGGGAGGACTCCGGTACGATTCATTCCCACGTTCAGATCGATAAAGACATCCAAGGTGATATTCCCGGCCTCGCAAAGAGCCGAGATCGCACGGGCATTCTCCGCTTGATCTACCAAGCAGGAGTAATGGGTGGCGGGATATGCCTTTATCAAATCTAATAAGCGGGAAATCTTCGGACCTACCGGCTGATAGGCTAATAATACATCTGGGGCATTCATATGCCCCAGCATCTCGGCCTCGGCAATCGTAGCGCACTTGAACTTCCGGATTCCGGCATCCAGCAGCATGCGGGATACCTCAGCCGCCTTATTCGTCTTCACGTGCGGACGAAGCCGGTTCGTATCGCCTATGATCCTCTTGGCCAACTCGATATTGCCGGAAATACGATCCGGATAGAACGCCAAGGCTGGCGAGTCTATCCGGTCTACATTACTTATGACGTACCAATCGTCCATGGCTTATTCGTATAATTCGAACAAAGCCTCTATCTCTACAGGAATATTATCGGGAAGAGAACCGAATCCTACGGCGCTACGGGTACCTACACCGTTATCCGGCCCCCATACGGCGGCGAACAACTCGCTACAGCCATTGATCACATAAGGATGCTTTCCGAAATCGGGCGTACAATTTACCATACCCAATACCTTGATCACTCTCTTTATCTTGTTGAAGCTACCAAGGTTCGCCTGGATGGTCGCCAACATGGTAAGTCCTACTTGCTGGGCGGCGAGTTTGCCTTCATCCATCGTCAAGTCCTTGCCGATACGTCCGATGATCAAGGACTTATCATTCCGCACAGGCCCGTGACCGGAAAGATACAGGTATTTGCCATCTATCACACAAGGCTTGTAAACTCCGGCCGGAGCCGGTGCGGGAGGTAAGGTCAACCCTAATTTCTCAAAATTCTCATCTGCGTTAATCATGCTCATAATTTCTTTCATTTATATGTTAGTAAAAAAATATATTGATCTATTTCCTGACTCTTTCCGTTACCGGTTGATTCGTGGCGACAGAGATTCCTTGTAGCTCTACATACTCGACGCTTAAAGGATTCTTGGAGCTGGCTTTAACGTAGAGGGATTGGAGAATCGCCTGTTGGTTGTTGATCGTTATGTAGCATACATAGCGGGAATCACGTTTGGTAATCGTCAACTGGCGGGAGGGATAAGCGGTCAATGAGCATACACAAGCATTATCACTCGCCGAGATCAGTTTATACCCATAAGCCATTTTCCGTTGGATATAGCTCAAGCCATTGGTTTCCCCCGGATGCTTTTCCCGATTGACCCAATAAACGTTCAAGGGATCATGTGTATCCAGCTTACCATCCCTCAGATTCACATCGTAACAAACCAAGTTCTTATTCACGCTTCGTGCTATATGAAAAAGCCTCCCGACCGTTGGATAAGTACCTTCCTCCGGGTCCGCCGCAAACGAGGCGACGAAAGGGAAAAGCATAATAACGATACTAAGCAGCCATCTCTTTCTCATTGCTCAATCATTCTTTTATTATACAATCATATTTAAGATCATTACCCCGATCAATCCTACGACCGACACGATCGTCTCCATGATAGACCATGAGCAGATCGTATCCTTTATGCTTAGGTTAAAATATTCCTTGAACATCCAGAAACCGGAATCGTTGACATGCGAGAACATCAAGCTACCCGCTCCTAAAGATAAAACCATCAAGTTCGGGTTCGCACCCGTTTGCGTAACTAAAGGCATCACCACGCCCGCCGCCGTCAACGCCGCCACCGTAGCCGATCCCACGCACAAACGGATCACGGCAGAGATCAACCAACCCAAGATCAACGGATGAACGGGCAATTGCTCTAGGCTTGTCGCCAGCTCATTGCTTACCCCGCTATCCTCCATGATCTGCTTGAAGATACCGGAACCCGCGATGATCAAAAGGATCATAGAGATATCTTTCACGGCCTCCCCATAGACTGCCATAACCGACTTGATACTACGTCCCTGCCGGATGCCCAGCGTATATGTAGCGAACAACAAGGCGATCAGCATTACAATGGAAGGAGCACCAATAAAAGAGACTATCCCGCTCGCCATCTCGCCCATATCCTTAAAGCAATAAGGAATAACCGTCACGATAATCAGTAAAAAGACAGGCAACGTAGCGCTGATAAAACTATTCGCCTTGCCCGGCATGCTATATCTCCCGCTATCCTCTTTCTGCTCGAACAACGTGACCGGACCGGATTTTATATGTTTCAACCGACTGCCGAACACCGGCCCGGCGATAATGATAGCTGGAATCGCCAAGAACAAGCCATAGATCAGCGTAAGGCCGATATTTGCGTTGAACTGTACCACCAAGGCTACCGGAGACGGATGCGGGGGCAGGAATCCATGCGTCACGGACAACGCCGCCAACATCGGCAACCCGATATAGACCGCCGGAAGCTTGTATTTATACACGATCGAGAAGATCAATGGCACCAACAACACAAATCCGATCCCATAAAATAACGGAATACCCACGACAAAGCCTGTCACCATCAGCCCCCATTGTATATGCTTAGTACCAAAAAGCGACACCATCACGGAAGCGATCTTCTGTGCCGCTCCGCTCTCGGCCACCAACTTGCCTAGCATAGCGCCTAATACGATAATCAACGTCAACCCACCCAAGATACTCCCGATACCGTTATTCACCGAGTCCGGCAGCTTCTCCAACGGAATGCCCAAAGCGATGCCCGCCAAGATAGAGGAGATCAGAAACGCGATGAAAGCATCCACCTTAAAGTAGGATATCAAGACAATCAATAAGGCCAAACAAAGTACGACAATGATAAATGACATGTTTTTTCGCTGTATTAGTTTATAATCCGTAAACGGGATACAAAGAAAACATTTATTTCCGAACTACCCCTTTTTACGATAACTAATTACCGCTAACAGATTAAAAAAAACAGCAAATAGACAGACAATCACAAAATGTCCCCGTAAATCGGCAAAGCCGCTCCCCTTTAAATAGACCATACGCATCACCTCCACGAAATAACGCACCGGGTTCGCCAGCGTGATCTTCTGCGCCCATTCCGGCATACTGCTGATCGGCGTGAACAATCCGCTTAGCAAGGCGAAAATGATCAAGAAGAAAAACGCCGTAAGCATCGCTTGTTGCTGCGTGGACGAGAAGGAGGAGATCGCCAAGCCAAATCCCGTAAAAGCGATCAAATATACGGCGGCGAACAAATAGATCACCCCGAAACTCCCCTCCGGCACCAAGCCGTAGATCAGCCAAGCGATGAGGATCGCCACCGTCAGCAGGACAAAGCCTATCACCCAGAAAGGGATCAGCTTCGACAGCAGGAACAGGGACTTGGGTACGGGCGAGACGTTTATCTGCTCGATCGTCCCTTTCTCCTTCTCGCTCACGATATTCAAGGCGGAGATCGATCCCCCGATAATCGTCAGCAAGAATACCATGATGCCGGGAACCATATAGATCTTGTAGCTCAAGTGGGGATTGAACAGGTTAATCGAAGCCACTCCCCTGCCCGATCCCATAGAGGCGAAACCTTTCTCCCTATTGAAATCCTGTATAATCGAGGAGAGGTAGGAGCTACCCAAGCCGCCCTTGGTTCCGTTCACGGCGTTAGCGGCGATCATCACGTCCGCCCTGCCCTCCTTCCCCAAGTCCCGCTCGAAATCAGAGGGGATTTCCAGAATGATATCGGACTCATTGCTCTCCACCGAGGTCAGCGCCTCGTCGTAACGATCCGACCGGTCTGTCAGGCGGAAATATCCGGAGGATAGTACCTTATCTACCAATTGCATGGAGGTGACGGAATGATCATTGTCCACGATGCTAAGGTTAATATTTCGCATCTCGAAATTAGCGGCGAAAGGCAAGATGATCAACTGCATGATCGGGATGATGAAGATAATCTTCGGCATGAACCGGTCCCGACGGATCTGCTTGAACTCTTTCTCTAACAAATATCGTAACATAGCTTATAATCGTATTTTAAAACGTTTCACACTCAAGAATACCAGCACGACCGCCATGAACGACAGTATCCCGATCTCCTTCAAGATCGACACGGCGGGAAG from Parabacteroides distasonis ATCC 8503 includes these protein-coding regions:
- a CDS encoding gluconate:H+ symporter, whose product is MSFIIVVLCLALLIVLISYFKVDAFIAFLISSILAGIALGIPLEKLPDSVNNGIGSILGGLTLIIVLGAMLGKLVAESGAAQKIASVMVSLFGTKHIQWGLMVTGFVVGIPLFYGIGFVLLVPLIFSIVYKYKLPAVYIGLPMLAALSVTHGFLPPHPSPVALVVQFNANIGLTLIYGLFLAIPAIIIAGPVFGSRLKHIKSGPVTLFEQKEDSGRYSMPGKANSFISATLPVFLLIIVTVIPYCFKDMGEMASGIVSFIGAPSIVMLIALLFATYTLGIRQGRSIKSVMAVYGEAVKDISMILLIIAGSGIFKQIMEDSGVSNELATSLEQLPVHPLILGWLISAVIRLCVGSATVAALTAAGVVMPLVTQTGANPNLMVLSLGAGSLMFSHVNDSGFWMFKEYFNLSIKDTICSWSIMETIVSVVGLIGVMILNMIV
- a CDS encoding RidA family protein yields the protein MSMINADENFEKLGLTLPPAPAPAGVYKPCVIDGKYLYLSGHGPVRNDKSLIIGRIGKDLTMDEGKLAAQQVGLTMLATIQANLGSFNKIKRVIKVLGMVNCTPDFGKHPYVINGCSELFAAVWGPDNGVGTRSAVGFGSLPDNIPVEIEALFELYE
- a CDS encoding sensor histidine kinase, with protein sequence MRVIYLLLSFMLCFCPVMQAQNTTNQFMKQAQSSLEKKDYTKARYLFLQAYKSLSQQGDYKQAIDAGTQAAYLYYCENYYQEAFDLCRQMNQFILTEELKLQKSLYEQRFQVTKERLEMYIKLKNAAQAQVQLNTLDNLASQAGDEKLSNNLLYTQAGYYYTFGQNEQGDAAFQKLINQYKEKKEYDKVNDCYRNLISIARKANNAPLMERTYDKYIVWTDSVKALTAEDKLGALQQKYDQSLQTIQEKDDKLSVKQYMIVGLITFVVILIAALLFLGFLLLRFIVLNKKLKKIIQTTNEHSEQQAQFIQNISVQMEPTLNKLSASAKELQAVAPKQAEDVWTRVEALKQFTVHIQELSSLENTLMEPYEVSSFNVGNFSKKIVEKVKGDIQPEVNLVTDVPQLEIKTNAEHLEQVLLHLLKNAALYTSSGNIRLEFKRKGAHVCQFIITDNGTGIPDDLKENLFKPFNEAKDLAQGDGLGLPICALMASKLNGTLSIDKEYKKGCRFVLVLQI
- a CDS encoding AraC family transcriptional regulator is translated as MNELRNDLLRYLTISATDEEWGIVVTTVGYQFIPPGCAYPLSRHPEKYNFKPQTGRILNEYQLVYITKGSGYFSSQSCKSQKINAGTMILLFPGEWHSYYPDRETGWDEYWVGFRGIHIDKRVEKKFFTKEEPLHRIGLSATIVGLYEDILKFASEEKSGYQQMISSIVLHILGSVYYKEKNNSFTNTYVVDKINEARILMKENIEDPLSPEEIAARLGLGYSWFRRMFKEYTGVSPAQYQLQQKLLRAKELLTSTPLTISEIAYSLHFENAGQFSTFFKKKEGVTPSEFRDRTH
- a CDS encoding ABC transporter permease — translated: MLRYLLEKEFKQIRRDRFMPKIIFIIPIMQLIILPFAANFEMRNINLSIVDNDHSVTSMQLVDKVLSSGYFRLTDRSDRYDEALTSVESNESDIILEIPSDFERDLGKEGRADVMIAANAVNGTKGGLGSSYLSSIIQDFNREKGFASMGSGRGVASINLFNPHLSYKIYMVPGIMVFLLTIIGGSISALNIVSEKEKGTIEQINVSPVPKSLFLLSKLIPFWVIGFVLLTVAILIAWLIYGLVPEGSFGVIYLFAAVYLIAFTGFGLAISSFSSTQQQAMLTAFFFLIIFALLSGLFTPISSMPEWAQKITLANPVRYFVEVMRMVYLKGSGFADLRGHFVIVCLFAVFFNLLAVISYRKKG
- a CDS encoding D-TA family PLP-dependent enzyme, with amino-acid sequence MDDWYVISNVDRIDSPALAFYPDRISGNIELAKRIIGDTNRLRPHVKTNKAAEVSRMLLDAGIRKFKCATIAEAEMLGHMNAPDVLLAYQPVGPKISRLLDLIKAYPATHYSCLVDQAENARAISALCEAGNITLDVFIDLNVGMNRTGVLPERAEALVDAILPLKSLQIIGLHGYDGHIHDAELSVRCQGADAAYALTERVFREISRKFAYPLVKVMGGTPTFPMYAKRKDCECSPGTFVFWDWGYGNAYPDMPFKVAALLITRVISVLDEHHVCVDLGYKAVASESPLPRVFFLNHPEAKPISQSEEHLVLEVPDSRLYPLGSVFYGIPVHICPTVALYDKAYVIRDREAIGEWPIIARSRRITY
- a CDS encoding DUF4833 domain-containing protein; amino-acid sequence: MRKRWLLSIVIMLFPFVASFAADPEEGTYPTVGRLFHIARSVNKNLVCYDVNLRDGKLDTHDPLNVYWVNREKHPGETNGLSYIQRKMAYGYKLISASDNACVCSLTAYPSRQLTITKRDSRYVCYITINNQQAILQSLYVKASSKNPLSVEYVELQGISVATNQPVTERVRK
- a CDS encoding dipeptidase; the encoded protein is MNKPFIIDAHLDLSMNALEWNRDLRQPLKEINRREIGMTDKPDRGNATISFEELRKGNVGLVVATQIGRYVGPDNPLPGWHSPEQAWAQTQGQLAWYKAMEEEGQMVMIRDKKALDTHLALWKDGEPADKKPIGYVLSIEGADSFITVNHVERAYAYGLRAVGPAHYGPGRYANGTDSTGHLNAMGKELLRTMDRLGMILDVTHLCDEAFWDALDLYKGPIWASHNNCRAFVDHNRQFSDEMIKALIERGAVIGIALDAWMMVPNWVRGESTPRGMNCGMEIMANNIDHVCQLAGNANHVAIGSDLDGAFGTEQCPYDLVTIADLQKIFPILQYRGFTDDAINRIASGNWIEFLRKHLPE
- a CDS encoding glycoside hydrolase family 127 protein, yielding MSISVLTKGMSCLFFCFCVCCMNAQVRNTDPVRHLRISGYLGQRIDACIEYRVKAQDVDHLVEPFRHKEETLRWQSEFWGKWIQGAIASYRYDKDPELYKIIKNGAESLMETQLPNGYIGNYSEEAQLNQWDIWGRKYTALGLIAYYDLSGDRKALDAACRVIDHLMTQVGPGKVNIVTTGNYIGMPSSSVLEPVMYLYNRTRQDKYLDFAKYIVKQWETPEGPRLISKAIADIPVAGRFPHPKVWFSPENGQKAYEMMSCYEGLLELYKVTKNPLYLSVVEKTMNHIINEEINVAGSGSAFECWYGGKALQTYPTYHTMETCVTFTWMQICDRMLGLTGNSLYADQIEKAMYNALLASLKADASQIAKYSPLEGWRHEGEEQCGMHINCCNANGPRAFAMIPQFAYQINGRRIDVNLYAASSVEVELDKKTRVSMTQETNYPIDGQVRIVVEPEKTSDFTIALRIPAWSERTVVSVNGEPLTDLLAGAYLPIHRTWEKGDEITVELDMRARLVELNEAQAIVRGPLVLARDSRFKDGDVDEASVIVSKDGYVELTPVQAPDFAWMAFTVPMVLGTDLEGNGKARPIHLCDFASAGNTWNQAERYRVWLPKTWNVMRTPYKPY